A window of Haloarcula marismortui ATCC 43049 genomic DNA:
CGGGGCCGATGTCCTCGAAGACATCCTCGCGGCCGAGGCGTTCGAGGTAGTCCTTGGTCTGGTCGTCCGTCGGGAAAATCGACGAGGTGGCACCGAGCTCGGTCCCCATGTTGGTGATGGTGGTCCGCTCGGGGACGGTCAGCGTCTCGACGCCGGGACCGGTGTATTCCAGCACCTTGCCGACGCCGCCCTTGACCGACAGCCGGCGGAGCAGCTCCAAGATGACGTCCTTGGCAGTCGCCCATTCGGGCAGTTCGCCTTCGAGGCGGACGTTGACGACTTCCGGCATCTCAATGTAGTAGGCGCCGCCACCCATCGCGACGGCGACGTCGAGGCCACCGGACCCGATAGCGAGCTCGCCGAGGCCGCCGGGGGTCGGTGTGTGGGAGTCGGACCCGAGCATCGTCTTGCCGGGTGCAGCGAAGTTCTCCTTGTGGACGTTGTGACAGATACCGTTGCCGGGGCGCGAGAAATGGGCCCCGAACGTGCCTGCCGCAGAGCGGAGGAAGCGGTGGTCGTCGGTATTCTTAAAGTCGAACTGATAGGTCTGGTGGTCACAGTACTGGGCGGCCAGTTCCGTCTGAACCTCTTCGAGGCCCAGCGCTTCGAACTGCAGCCAGACGAGTGTCCCGGTCGTGTCCTGTGTCAGCACCTGATCGATCTCGATCCCGATCTCTTCTCCGGGTGTTAGCTCCCCTTCGACGAGATGGTCGTCGAGAATTTTTTCCGTAAGCGTCTGTCCCATAACGTGCGTCAATGGATGGCGCGGCGGTATAAATCCCGCGTATTCCGTCGTATTTTTCATATAAAAATCCGTGCCGTCGGTCACTCAGAAGCGAGTCAACAGGCCGGGACAGCGGTCGACCAGACCGGCAGGTCTTTCCACGACACTCGCACAGAACCGCGTATGTTCAAGAGTGGGCGGTTCGTCGCTGATGCTCTCGGCGACCTGAGAGACTCGCAGGTGCAACCGAACGGCGTCGACCTTACGCTCGGTGCACTCTACGAACAGGTCGAGCCGGGGCGCATCGAACGCGGCGACAAAACTGTCGGCGAGCGACAGGAAGTTGAGCCCGACGACGGTGTCTATCACCTCGACCGGGGCGGCTACATCGTCGAGTACGCCGACCGGGTCGTCATTCCGGATGGCCACATCGGCTTTCTCCTCCCGCGGTCGTCGTTGCTCCGCAACTCCTGCATGCTTGATACGGCTGTCTGGGACGCCGGTTACGAGGGGCGAGGCGAGGGGCTACTGGAGGTCCACCACCCAATCGAACTCGAACAGGGCGCGCGGATCGCACAACTCGTGCTCGCTGACGCCGCTCACGAAGGGACGTACGAAGGGTCGTATCAGGGTGAAAATCTCTGAGATGTAATCGCAGTCCCAGACGTGTCTCATCGTCCGAGACATGGTAGGCCATGCTGTGAATTTAAGTGGATTTCCTGAGTGCTATCGATTGGTGCTTGAAGCAACTATACCCCGGTCCACACTGCCGTTAGCCTTCAGTACCCGGAAATTACACAAGCACCGTTTTCAGGTACGACAACTGTCTGACCGGGGTTTATCATCGTTGCTGCGTGACAGTGAGACATGATAGTAGAATTTCACATCGATGCCCCCCTCTTGCAGCGAACAGCTGAAACGCTGAGTAAAGCAGCGATACGGATACAGCGACTTCACTGCGAGAGCGGCGACTGCCGTGCCGTCGCCTGGATTGGCCCCGTCGAACGGCCCGCCATCGAAGCGAATCTGGCCCAGGACGAGAGTATCACCGACTATGCCCATGTAGCGGCAGAAGGAGATGGTCACTGGTATACCCTGCATACAACTGATACGACAATCGACACGATCGGAGAATCGTTATTAAACGCGGACGGGTTCCTGCTCGGTGCCGCACAGACCGGCGATGACTGGGTGTTTCGAGCCCGGTTCCCCGAGAAGAGTTCCGTACTGTCGTTCCGTGACACACTCGTGGCCAGTGATATCAACATCGACATTCAGACTATCACTGACGACACGGAAGCCTCCCCACAGTTCGGCGTGACGGACCCACAGCGAGAAGTGCTGTTGCTCGCGCTCAATCGTGGGTACTTCACCGTCCCGCGGGAGTCGTCCCTCTCGGACCTCGCCGCGGAGCTCGGTATCTCCAGTCAGGCCGCTTCAGAGCGGCTCCGGCGGGGGACGCGAACGCTGGTACAGAACACGCTGGCGGCCCCTGAACGGCCGCTTGTCGGCTCACCGCCGGAGTAATCGGACCAGGAACGGCTTCCGGCTGGTGAAAAGCGAGGGTGGTGGGACGCTGACCCGCTGTGAGAACCGGGTCTGGGGGCGACAGATTGCCGAATAGCTGTGTTTTGCGTCGTTTGAGCTGACGGTGCGTGACGTAGCGTCTGGTCTGTCATCGGCACGCCGGTTACTTCAGACAGTGAAACTGCTCATCCGCTGTTATAAGAGAAGGGAGCGTATGGTAGGATATGAGCTCGAACGAGGGGACTGTGTATATGCTGCGAAACCGGGCCACGGAGGGGTCCAACGACTGGGTGAGCCCCGAACCCGCAGAAGATGTTATTGCCGATGCGGTACTCGAAGCGACAGATCTGGATGCAGATGATATTGACGAGCTGGATACATACGTCAACAGCGAGTCACTCCGTGCGGTCGTCGGGGAGAGGACGACGGAGTCGCTGACGTTCACTGTCGAAGGACACGAGGTGACGATAACGGCTGACGGTGAGGTTTCTGTCGACGGGTAACGGGCGCTGACACGTCCCCGTCCAAATGACATAAGACGGTGGCCCGAGAGCCCAAGGTATGACCCGCATCGCGCTCATCGCACACGACGACGAGAAGCCCGAGATGATCGACCTGGCACAGAGTTACGAAGCAACGCTTTCGGAGTTTGACCTCGTCGGGACCGGCACGACGAGCAAGCGCATCATGGCAGAAACTGACCTCACAGTCGAGCGCAAAGAGAGCGGGCCGATGGGCGGCGACACGCAGATCGGCGCGGAAGTCGCTGAGGGCCGGATGGACGGCATCGTCTTCCTCCGGGACCCGCTGACGGCACAGCCCCACGAGCCGGACATCTCGGCGCTCCTGCGCATCTGTGACGTTCACGACGTGCCGCTGGCGACGACGCGGGCCTCTGCAGAATACATCCTCGAAGGGCTGGCACAGGACAGAGCCGACGACTAGTTCCGCAGTCGACACCGCCTACAATCTACTTACTCAGCGTACGTCGGTCGCTCCGCGTACTCGATGGGGTCCCGTTCCCCGATTCGCTGGAAGGCTTCGAGCCGGAACGCACAGGCGTCACAGGTCCCACAGGCCGGTTCGTCGTCCCGGTAGCAACTCCAGGTGTCCGCGTAGGGGACGCCGAGTTCGACGCCGCGCTCGGCGATGTCGGTCTTGGACCACTCGACGAAGGGCGCGACGAGGGCGATGTCAGTGTCGGGCTTCGTTCCGGCGTCGATGACGCCCTGAAAGGCGTCGAAGAAGGCGGGCCGACAGTCCGGATATCCCGAGAAATCCTCACTGTGTGCGCCGATGAAGACGGCTCCGCAGTCGTTGGCCTCGGCGTAGGAGACCGCCATCGAGAGGAGGTTCGCGTTCCGGAACGGGACGTACGAGGTCGGAATCTCGTCGCTGTCGGTGTCAGCGTCCGCTACCTCCATCGAGTCGTCGGTCAGCGACGACGCGCCGATCTGGGTGAGGTGGCCGGTTTCGACGTGGAGGAAGTCAGCCGCGTCGACGTGGTCGGCCAGCGCGCTGGCACACTCGTACTCCCGGTCCTCGGTGTTTTGCCCGTAGCTCGTATGCAGCAGGTACAGGTGGTCGTAACCGCGGGTCTGTGCTTCGTAGGCCGCCGTGGCGCTGTCCATGCCGCCCGAGGCGAGCACGACAGCGCGGGTGTCATCAGTCATCTGTTGTCGGTCAGGTCAGTCAGGTGCCCGGTGCGTCGTTCCAGAGGTCGACGTGGAGTCGCGGCGTGTATCGGTAGCCGTGCTCCAGCGCAAGGTCAGCGACCGTCTCCCGGGTCGCTTCGAGCTGGTCTCGCGTCTGGCCTTCCGGCATCAGCAGCACGTCGTCGTCACGAACGCAGGTAGACGCGGCGTCGCGGAGTCGCTTGAGGAGGCGCTCGATTTCGGCCATATCCTCGCGCCCTGTGACGACGAACTTCAGTTGCGTGTCGTAGGTTTCGACGAGTTCGGCCAGCGTCGGCACGTCGAGCCGGCGCTCCTCGTGGCGGTCCGCCCACTCGCCGTTACCGTCGGGGTCGCGGTCGGCCGTCGGCGTGCTGGAGGCCAGTTTCGGGCTGACACTGGCGAGGTCGATAGGGGCGTCCGGGACGACGGTCCCGTTGGTCTCGACCGTCGTGTGATACCCCCGGTCGGTCAGCCGTGCCAGCAAGTCCTCGCTCGAATCGTGAATGAGCGGTTCGCCGCCGGTCAGGACGACGTGGTTGGCGTCGTACTCCTCGATAGCCGCGAGCACGTCATCGACGGTAAACCAGTCATGGGTCGGCTCCCACGAGGTGTGATAGGAGTCACAGAACCAGCACCGCAGGTTACAGCCGCTGGTCCGGACGAACACGCTCGGGACGCCCGCCAGTCGGCCCTCGCCCTGAAGGGACTGGAACAGTTCGTTGATGGGGAGGTCACCCGACTCTGCGTCGGCGTCGGTCCCCTCGATATCGACCCCGGGCGCGTCGTTTGCGACCGGCATCAGCGGATACAGAGTTCGCTTGTCTCCCGAACAGAGACGGCGACATCCGACACGGTCTCGGGGAGGCGGTCGGCGAGGCGCTGTTCCAGTATCGCCGCCATGACCTCGGCTGTCGGCGGGTGGTCGAGGACGACCACGGCGTCGCCGTCGCCGCTGGAGTCAAAGGCCTCGACCAGTGGGTCGCCGGCCTCAAGCAGGAAACGGTGGTCCCACTCGTCGATTACGTCCGTAATCTCGCCCTTGTCGACGACCCACCCCTCATCGGTGAGTTCGCCGGTGACGCGGACGGTTACTTCGTAGTTGTGTCCGTGCGGGCGCGAGCATTTCCCGTCGTGATGGAGCAATCGATGGCCCGCAGAGATCCGGAGCGGCCGGTCACCGCCGACGACGAGTTCGCGTTCGCCAGCGTCGGCGAGTGTGTTATCGGCCTTCGATAGTCGCTGAGACATATCACGGTATTATCGGTCGGTGGCTTAACTCTCACGGGAACTGGCCCGCAAGTGTCTCGGTAACACGGAACTGAGATAGAAGGGACTTCAGTAGTCATTCTCCGACAGTATGCGTGCAGTGGCGGACGCGCATCGAGAGCAAATAGACAGTAGCTAATCGGACAGCGTTCACCGCAGGATGGTGCTCAGCAATCTCCAAAGCCGGTTCCGCGTCTTAGTATGGGTGCCAGATTACTCAGAGATTGTTCCGTCGTCAACGGCCGCAAGTCGTCGGTTCATCGCTCGGAGATACTCGGCGGCAGCGTCGGGATCGTCGGTATCGAGCGCGGTGTACACTTGCTCACAGCCGTGGAGCAACTGCGAGCGCAACTCACACTCCGGGAGTTTGTTCCGGCTGACCGTCTCGACCGTCGCAACCGTCTGCCGAGCCGTATCGAACTCCGCGCCGCTGATCGCCGTCTCTCCCTCTTCAGCGAGTTGTGTCAGCACCGCGTGTACGTCGCTGGGCAGATCTCTGGACACAGACGCTGTTAGGTATGCACAGTGATAACGGTCGTGTTGAATGCACAGCGGAAAACGCGGCACAAGCCCCAGACGACAGTTATGATTGCTTCCGAGATGCACTGACGGTGGTTTTAATCTGTCCTGTCCCTAGCGTGTACTATGACGACCGATCGGCTGTTATTGGTCGAAGACAGCGATTTTCTCGGGACACAACTACAGGACGCACTTCGGGGCTACAATTTCGCCGTCGCCGTCGTTTCGACTGCCCGTGAAGCAGCACGACACGTTGCCCAGAACGAGGTCGACTGTGTCGTAACGAACTACGACCTGCCGGATGAAACTGGTATTGCGCTGGCCAGGGATCTACCCGACTCACTGCCGGTCCTCCTGCTGACAACGACCGAACTGAAATCGATTGCGGCCGAGGCGCTGGAGGCCGGTGTAACCGATTTCGTGCACAAAGACAACATTGTCGGAGAGATGAATATCGTGGCCAATCGGGTCTCCGTGGTAGTCCGTGCAGGCCGGGAGTGACCTCGAAACACGGCAGTCGGCAGCGGTGGCCCATGTTGCGAGGGACTATCGGTGGCGAACATCGGCGTAAGGGATAGGTCACTGCAGCCCACAGAGTCGGGTGTGACACGACGTGCCGTCGAACGAGAGTTCGAACGTTACCTCTCGCAGTTCGTCGACGAGACGTACGCGGCGTTTGACGTGGCAGCCGTGCTACGCGGGTCAAACGGGAGCGGAGGCCGCGTTGCGGGCAAACTGCTGAACAACAGCCGCCCACTAGAGCGCCACGTCATCCGGCCGAAACTCCAGTCCTACCAGCAACAGATACTCGACCAGCTGGAGCCGGTGCTCGATTACGCCGCCACTGACGCGGCGTTCGACACCTATGCTGACGAAGTGCTGGCCCGGGACATCTACTGGGACGCGCTCCGGGACACCGTCCGTGGCGACCGACGAGACCAGATTCGGGAGCGACTGCTGGCCCGCCAGCAGTCGTTTGGCGATGACCTCGAACCGCTGGTGGCCGCCGACAGCGACGACTTCTGGACTGCTGTCACCGACGCATACGACCAGGAGATGGCGACGGATATTGTCCAGACACACTTCGAGTTCTCCGTCCCACTACAGGAGGACCAGAACGCCTTCGCCTTCGAACTAAGCATCGACCCCGGCGAGGTACTGGGCGGTCTCGCACGGGCCCTCCCCACGCTCGATGTCGAGTTCACCGACGAGGCATTGCGATCGATGCGACGGGCTGAACAACAGGTCATTCCGTCGGCGAAGGCTGACGTAGAACAGGCGTACGAGTCATAGAACCCTCGTCGCCGGATGTCGGTTTCTACAGTACGCGCTCCCGGCTGGTGTTCCTCAGAAGTTCAGTCCGAAAGTGGACACGACGGCCGCCTTGGCACGTGGACGGCCGTCGCGTCAGGTATTGGT
This region includes:
- a CDS encoding helix-turn-helix domain-containing protein codes for the protein MIVEFHIDAPLLQRTAETLSKAAIRIQRLHCESGDCRAVAWIGPVERPAIEANLAQDESITDYAHVAAEGDGHWYTLHTTDTTIDTIGESLLNADGFLLGAAQTGDDWVFRARFPEKSSVLSFRDTLVASDINIDIQTITDDTEASPQFGVTDPQREVLLLALNRGYFTVPRESSLSDLAAELGISSQAASERLRRGTRTLVQNTLAAPERPLVGSPPE
- a CDS encoding HalOD1 output domain-containing protein translates to MSSNEGTVYMLRNRATEGSNDWVSPEPAEDVIADAVLEATDLDADDIDELDTYVNSESLRAVVGERTTESLTFTVEGHEVTITADGEVSVDG
- a CDS encoding methylglyoxal synthase yields the protein MTRIALIAHDDEKPEMIDLAQSYEATLSEFDLVGTGTTSKRIMAETDLTVERKESGPMGGDTQIGAEVAEGRMDGIVFLRDPLTAQPHEPDISALLRICDVHDVPLATTRASAEYILEGLAQDRADD
- the queC gene encoding 7-cyano-7-deazaguanine synthase QueC; this translates as MTDDTRAVVLASGGMDSATAAYEAQTRGYDHLYLLHTSYGQNTEDREYECASALADHVDAADFLHVETGHLTQIGASSLTDDSMEVADADTDSDEIPTSYVPFRNANLLSMAVSYAEANDCGAVFIGAHSEDFSGYPDCRPAFFDAFQGVIDAGTKPDTDIALVAPFVEWSKTDIAERGVELGVPYADTWSCYRDDEPACGTCDACAFRLEAFQRIGERDPIEYAERPTYAE
- a CDS encoding 7-carboxy-7-deazaguanine synthase QueE, yielding MPVANDAPGVDIEGTDADAESGDLPINELFQSLQGEGRLAGVPSVFVRTSGCNLRCWFCDSYHTSWEPTHDWFTVDDVLAAIEEYDANHVVLTGGEPLIHDSSEDLLARLTDRGYHTTVETNGTVVPDAPIDLASVSPKLASSTPTADRDPDGNGEWADRHEERRLDVPTLAELVETYDTQLKFVVTGREDMAEIERLLKRLRDAASTCVRDDDVLLMPEGQTRDQLEATRETVADLALEHGYRYTPRLHVDLWNDAPGT
- a CDS encoding 6-pyruvoyl trahydropterin synthase family protein, with amino-acid sequence MSQRLSKADNTLADAGERELVVGGDRPLRISAGHRLLHHDGKCSRPHGHNYEVTVRVTGELTDEGWVVDKGEITDVIDEWDHRFLLEAGDPLVEAFDSSGDGDAVVVLDHPPTAEVMAAILEQRLADRLPETVSDVAVSVRETSELCIR
- a CDS encoding response regulator; protein product: MTTDRLLLVEDSDFLGTQLQDALRGYNFAVAVVSTAREAARHVAQNEVDCVVTNYDLPDETGIALARDLPDSLPVLLLTTTELKSIAAEALEAGVTDFVHKDNIVGEMNIVANRVSVVVRAGRE